The proteins below come from a single Tigriopus californicus strain San Diego chromosome 3, Tcal_SD_v2.1, whole genome shotgun sequence genomic window:
- the LOC131878256 gene encoding uncharacterized protein LOC131878256 isoform X2: MSKAPDIPKDLSGITYDWVLKLALHLNDLDQSEERHKVVQIEIDRHEAYMEGALSDIMKVFVHLEIRKNSGSIERTVMYNWFVKVVPRLMSAMVQKHGLFQREIIFYRDVVPLLSNFAKNQCPGFKLKYFRIPKFYYGATSENGNGVLILEDCAMKGFRIHDVSNQLFDLEHLKESLMSLAEFHALSICYDLTNQRQLSQRFPIFAPDKIMWLQDDMMAFLSDMTQVAHEFLQSIPEQQEVASRFESIMSNPGKFLANELSRAQASKFRCLQHGDSWPNNFIFHRSKQILRCLAVDWQISFFGHAPSDVCYLVYSSTTKAFRDSHLDRLLKNYFELLDRTIRSLGIHQELFDARYEEFRAEFHQTMCSIEDPQY; the protein is encoded by the exons ATGTCGAAAGCACCAGACATTCCCAAGGACTTGTCCGGTATCACATATGATTGGGTTTTGAAACTTGCCTTGCATCTCAATGATCTGGATCAGAGTGAGGAACGCCACAAGGTGGTCCAAATTGAGATCGACAGACATGAGGCCTACATGGAAGGAGCTCTAAGTGATATCATGAAGGTGTTCGTGCACTTGGAGATTCGGAAGAACTCTGGTTCCATTGAACGAACTGTCATGTACAATTGGTTTGTCAAAGTGGTTCCGAGGTTGATGAGTGCCATGGTTCAAAAACATGGTTTATTCCAAAGAGAAATCATCTTTTATCG GgatgttgttccacttttaaGCAATTTTGCCAAGAATCAGTGTCCTGGCTTCAAGCTCAAATATTTCCGCATTCCTAAGTTTTATTATGGAGCAACATCGGAAAATGGGAATGGCGTCTTGATATTAGAAGACTGCGCCATGAAGGGCTTCAGGATCCATGATGTATCCAATCAGTTGTTTGACCTAGAACACCTCAAG GAATCTTTGATGTCTTTGGCTGAGTTCCATGCCCTTTCCATTTGCTACGATCTCACCAATCAAAGGCAATTGTCCCAACGTTTTCCCATATTCGCCCCAGACAAGATCATGTGGTTACAG GATGACATGATGGCCTTTCTTTCCGACATGACGCAAGTGGCCCACGAATTCCTTCAAAGCATTCCTGAACAACAAGAAGTGGCCAG CCGCTTTGAATCCATCATGAGCAATCCTGGAAAATTCCTGGCCAACGAATTATCCCGAGCCCAAGCGAGCAAATTCCGATGCCTTCAGCATGGCGATTCCTGGCccaataatttcatttttcatcggTCCAAGCAAATTCTTCGATGTCTCGCAGTGGACTGGCAA ATATCGTTTTTCGGACATGCTCCCAGTGACGTTTGCTACCTTGTATATTCATCAACTACGAAAGCATTTCGCGACTCTCATTTGGATAGGTTACTGAAGAATTACTTCGAGTTACTCGACCGAACGATTCGCTCTTTGGGGATTCACCAGGAACTTTTTGATGCCCGGTACGAGGAATTTAGGGCTGAATTTCACCAG ACAATGTGCTCCATCGAAGACCCTCAATATTAA
- the LOC131878256 gene encoding uncharacterized protein LOC131878256 isoform X1 — translation MSKAPDIPKDLSGITYDWVLKLALHLNDLDQSEERHKVVQIEIDRHEAYMEGALSDIMKVFVHLEIRKNSGSIERTVMYNWFVKVVPRLMSAMVQKHGLFQREIIFYRDVVPLLSNFAKNQCPGFKLKYFRIPKFYYGATSENGNGVLILEDCAMKGFRIHDVSNQLFDLEHLKESLMSLAEFHALSICYDLTNQRQLSQRFPIFAPDKIMWLQDDMMAFLSDMTQVAHEFLQSIPEQQEVASRFESIMSNPGKFLANELSRAQASKFRCLQHGDSWPNNFIFHRSKQILRCLAVDWQISFFGHAPSDVCYLVYSSTTKAFRDSHLDRLLKNYFELLDRTIRSLGIHQELFDARYEEFRAEFHQCLGWCLLFCGGVEVFKMDPMEGEIQIEDSLGVGDDYEEDHNKLEIESPQCIREPLTHIDGHFQVESQALEISNISTLDPGAIHQDVQDQQKAISVDLDLITKEDIESDQTSQIIQSLTIDPMENVMDQDNQWDSREPSENVPVEPVLADNVLHRRPSILTDEQLQALEQPYGYHRSLNQRSKRALRRKIYLDICLEASQLQVI, via the exons ATGTCGAAAGCACCAGACATTCCCAAGGACTTGTCCGGTATCACATATGATTGGGTTTTGAAACTTGCCTTGCATCTCAATGATCTGGATCAGAGTGAGGAACGCCACAAGGTGGTCCAAATTGAGATCGACAGACATGAGGCCTACATGGAAGGAGCTCTAAGTGATATCATGAAGGTGTTCGTGCACTTGGAGATTCGGAAGAACTCTGGTTCCATTGAACGAACTGTCATGTACAATTGGTTTGTCAAAGTGGTTCCGAGGTTGATGAGTGCCATGGTTCAAAAACATGGTTTATTCCAAAGAGAAATCATCTTTTATCG GgatgttgttccacttttaaGCAATTTTGCCAAGAATCAGTGTCCTGGCTTCAAGCTCAAATATTTCCGCATTCCTAAGTTTTATTATGGAGCAACATCGGAAAATGGGAATGGCGTCTTGATATTAGAAGACTGCGCCATGAAGGGCTTCAGGATCCATGATGTATCCAATCAGTTGTTTGACCTAGAACACCTCAAG GAATCTTTGATGTCTTTGGCTGAGTTCCATGCCCTTTCCATTTGCTACGATCTCACCAATCAAAGGCAATTGTCCCAACGTTTTCCCATATTCGCCCCAGACAAGATCATGTGGTTACAG GATGACATGATGGCCTTTCTTTCCGACATGACGCAAGTGGCCCACGAATTCCTTCAAAGCATTCCTGAACAACAAGAAGTGGCCAG CCGCTTTGAATCCATCATGAGCAATCCTGGAAAATTCCTGGCCAACGAATTATCCCGAGCCCAAGCGAGCAAATTCCGATGCCTTCAGCATGGCGATTCCTGGCccaataatttcatttttcatcggTCCAAGCAAATTCTTCGATGTCTCGCAGTGGACTGGCAA ATATCGTTTTTCGGACATGCTCCCAGTGACGTTTGCTACCTTGTATATTCATCAACTACGAAAGCATTTCGCGACTCTCATTTGGATAGGTTACTGAAGAATTACTTCGAGTTACTCGACCGAACGATTCGCTCTTTGGGGATTCACCAGGAACTTTTTGATGCCCGGTACGAGGAATTTAGGGCTGAATTTCACCAG TGTTTGGGTTGGTGCCTGTTATTTTGTGGCGGTGTGgaagttttcaaaatggatccaatggaaggagaaattcaaattgaggaTTCATTAGGCGTTGGGGATGATTATGAAGAAGATCATAACAAACTGGAGATTGAAAGCCCCCAATGTATTAGAGAACCATTGACTCATATCGACGGCCACTTTCAAGTAGAATCACAAGCACTTGAAATATCTAATATTTCAACACTTGATCCTGGGGCTATTCATCAAGATGTGCAAGACcaacaaaaagcaatttcagTGGATTTAGACTTGATCACTAAGGAAGACATTGAATCAGATCAAACttctcaaatcattcaaagtcTTACGATTGATCCAATGGAAAATGTAATGGACCAAGATAATCAGTGGGATTCGAGGGAACCCTCCGAAAATGTTCCCGTCGAACCCGTTTTGGCAG ACAATGTGCTCCATCGAAGACCCTCAATATTAACCGATGAACAATTGCAAGCTTTAGAACAACCTTACGGATACCATCGTTCCTTAAATCAGCGGTCAAAACGAGCCCTAAGAAGGAAAATCTATTTAGATATTTGCTTGGAAGCTAGTCAATTGCAAGTCATTTGA